TCAACATGCCCTTCCTGTTCAAGAACATGGCGCATGCCGAGCGGATGATCGATGGCCCGCTCGGCCAGGAGTTGCTGGACAAGATCACGGCGAGCCCGAATGCCGGGCTGGTCGCACTGTGCTGGATGAATTCCGGCGCGCGCAGCCTCTACAACACCAAGCATTCGATCAAGACGATCGCCGACGTCAAGGGCCTCAAATTCCGCGTCATCGGCAATCCGATCTTCATCGACATGATGAATGCGCTCGGCGGCAACGGCGTCGCGATGGGCTACGACCAGGTGTTCAGCGCGTTGCAGACCGGCGTCATCGACGGCGCCGAGAACAATCCGCCGAGCTACGTCTTCAGCAATCACTATACCGCAGCGAAGCACTTTTCGCTCACCGAGCACCTGATCGTTCCCGAGCTGCTGGTATTCTCGAAACGAGCCTGGTCGGCGCTGTCGGCGGACGACCAGACGCTGATCAGGAAGCTCGCCCGCGAGGCGCAGATGGAAGAGCGCGGGCTCTGGAATATCTACGAGCAGCAGGCGATGGAGAAAGCGAAAGCCGCCGGCTGCGAGATCGTCGAGATCGCCGACAAGGCGCCATTCCAGAACGCGGTCAAGCCGGTCTGGGACAAATATGGCCCGAAATACCAGGACATGATCGGGCGCATCCAGGCTGCCTGACACGGCACCGCACAGGACATCGACATCTTACGGGACACGACATGGCTGGATCATATCGTCGCGCGATGGACTATCTGTATCTTGCCTGCGTCGTCACGGGCTCCGCGGCGCTGCTCCTGATATCAGCGGTCATCCCATGGGCGGTGTTCACGCGCTATGTCCTGAACAGCGCCGCCTCCTGGCCCGAACCGCTGGCGGTGCTGCTCACCATCGTCGTGACCTTCATCGGCGCGGCCGCAGGATATCGCCTCAATCTGCATATGAACGTCGGCTATTTCGCCGGCAAGCTGCCGGCTCCGCTCCGGTCGCTCGCCGACCTTGTCGTGCAAATCCTGATGGGGCTGATCGCGCTGTTCATGATGATCTGGGGTTATCGGCTGGTCGAGGTGACCTGGCACAACACGATTGCCGACTTCCCGTTCCTCTCGGTCGGCGTCACCTATCTCCCGATTCCGATCGGCGGTTGCTGCCTGCTGCTGTTCATCATCGAACGAATCTTCCTCGGTGCACCGCTCGATCCGATCGGCGCGCATCGCGAAGCATCGATCGACTGACCGCGAGACGCCACCATGGACATCTCCATCCTGCTCGCGACCATGCTGCTTTGCTTCCTGATCGGCATGCCGATCGCCTACTCGCTGGCGATGGCGGCCATCGTCGGCGCGCTGTGGATCGGCATTCCGCTCGAAGCGGTGATGCTGAAGATCTCCGACGGGGTCAGCAAGGTCGCCATGCTGACGATCCCGTTCTTCGTGCTGGCCGGCGCGATCATGGCGGAGGGCGGCATGGCCCGGCGCCTGGTCGCGTTTGCCGACGTGCTGGTCGGACTGACCCGTCTGCGTGGCGGCCTCTCGATCGTCAACGTGCTTGCGACGACCTTCCTGAGCGGAATTTCCGGATCGGCCGTCGCCGATACATCCGCCATCGGCTCGGTGATGATCCCGCAGATGGAGCAGAACGGCTATCCGCGCGTGTTCGCGACCAACCTGACGATCACCTCGTCGGTTCAGGCCCTTCTGGTACCGCCGAGCCACAACGCGGTGCTCTACTCGCTGGCGACCGGCGGAACGATTTCGATCAGCGCCCTGTTCATGGCCGGCGTGTTCCCCGGGCTGCTGCTCGGCTTCTCGCTGATCATTCTGTGCCTCGCCGTCGCCTATCGCGAGAAGCACCCGCACGGCCAGACCGTGCCGGCCAAGGACGCAATCCGGATCGCCATCGATGCCTCCTGGGGTCTCATCACCCTCGTCATCATCCTTGGCGGCATTCTCGGCGGCATCTTCACCGCGATCGAAGCCGGCGCCATCGCCTGCATCTGGGCTTTCTTCGTCACCATGTTCATCTATCGCGACTATCGCTGGCGCGACCTGCCGGTGCTGCTGCATCGCACGCTGCGCACCGTCGCAATGGTGATGACGCTGATCGCCTGCGCCTCAAGCGTCGGCTATATCATGGCCCTGACCCAGATGCCGGCCAAGATGACCGCCTTCTTCCTGTCGATCTCCGACAACAAGTACGTCATCCTGCTCCTGATCAACGTCCTGCTGCTGGTGCTCGGCACGCTCGTCGACATGGCGCCGTCGATCCTGATCGCAACGCCGATCCTGCTGCCGGTCATGAAGAACTTCGGCGTCGATCCGGTCCATTTCGGCATGATCATGCTGCTCAATCTCGGCATCGGGCTATGCCATCCGCCGGTCGGCGCGATCCTGTTCGTCGGCTGCGCAGTAGGCAAAGTCACGATCGAGCAGGTCATGCGCAAGATCTGGCCGTTCTACGCGGTGATGTTCTTCGTCCTGATGTGCGTGACCTATCTCCCCGAAATCTCGCTTTGGCTGCCGCGGCAGCTTCAGGTCCTGCACTGAATGCGAGCGGAACTGTCGCCCTGGCACAAAGACCGATCTGAGCAGATCAACATTGCGCGACACGCACAGCGTGTGACCTTGCGACCGCTCGCCGCCATGCCTACGCTCGCCGCTCCATAACAAAAAAGACAGGGAGGCGATCGTCATGACAACAAGGCGTGATTTCCTGAAAGCGGGAGCAAATGCGGCGGCAGGCATCGTGTTCTGCGGCTGCGGGCTCGTCCACAACGCGAATGCACAGCCGTCGCGGCAGAAGCTGCCGGTCAGCGTCGATGGCAAGCGCGTCAGGACGATCGACATTCACTCGCATTGCCACTTCCGCGAGGCGGGCGCCCTGCTCGGCGCCGACGCCGAAAGACTGCAAGTGCCGCCGGTCAACGGCGCGGCCGAAGCCTTCATCGAGATCGACAAGCGCCTGGCAGCGATGGACGCGCAGGCCGTCGACATGGAGGTGCTCTCGATCAATCCGTTCTGGTACGACCGCGATCGCGAGCTTGCCGGCAAGATCGTGAAAATCCAGAACGAAAAGCTCGCCGAACTCTGCGCCTCGAAGCCCGACCGGTTTGCGGCTTTCGCCTCGCTGACGCTGCAGGCGCCGGATCTTGCGGTGCAGGAGCTGGAGATCGCCGTGAAGAAGCAGGGCCTGAAGGGCGCGGCGATCGGCGGTGTCGTCGACGGCGTCGAGTTCTCCGATCCGAAGTTTCACCCCATATGGGCCAAGGCCGAGGAACTGGGTGTCCCCCTGTTCATTCATCCGCAAGGCGTGCCCGAGCTCAACAAGCGGCTCTCGGGCAATGGCTGGCTCGGCAACACGATCGCCAATCCGCTCGAGACCACGATCGCGCTCTCCCACCTGATCTTCGAGGGGACGCTCGATCGCTTCCCGGGATTGAAGATCGTCGCCGCGCATGGCGGCGGCTACCTCCCCTCCTACGCGGATCGCTCGGACCATGCCTGCCTGGTCGGCCCGAAGGGATGCAATCCCGAGATCAAGCTCAAGAAAGCGCCGACCGAATACCTCAAGCAGATCTATTTCGATTCCCTGATCTTCACGCCGGAGGCGATCCGGCACCTCGCCGCGCAGGTCGGCGCCGGCCAGATCGTGCTCGGAAGCGACTATCCCTATCCATGGCAACTCGCGCCAGTCGACCACATCTTCGCTTGCTCGTCGCTGAGCGATGATGACAAGGCCAACATTCTCGGCCGGACCGCGGCGAAGCTACTCGGCGTTGCCGCGTGACGACGGCCGCCGGTCGTTGGCCGACTATCGTCGTCGCCCTGATCCGCGGCGACGACAGCAATGATCAGTTGGCCTTCACCGTGCGCGGCAAGGCCGCGGGCGCCGGCTGCGCAATCCTGGGCGGTGGATTGGTGTCGAAGGCATCAGTTCCGACGAACTCCGCTTGCGCCACATCCGAAATCCATTTGACCGCGGCGGGGTGACTGACCAGCATCCCGATCAACGCCACGACCAGCAGCACCGGCAATGCAATCAGCTTGATGCTGAAGCTCCCGTAATTGCTCTCGGGGTCCTGCTGTCGGTTGTCGAAAGAGCCCTGCATGGATTCCTCCACAATGCGGACGTGCTCCACCGAGGGTCACTTACCGCAGGGCACGCAAGGCCGATGTGAATGGTTTCACAGGCCTTGTCCGGCTCACCATTTCGTGAAGTGCGGAGCTGACCCCGGCAGCCGGCGTGGCTACTCGCCGTCATCAGCCCCGGCGTCGACCAGCGCCTGAAGCGACTCGGGCTTCAGCACGACGATCGCGCCATGCTCGAGCCTGACCCAACCGCGTGTCGCCCATGCGCGGAGCTGCTTGTTGATGCTCTCGCGGGTCATGCCGACCATCTCGCTGATCTCTTGCTGGGTGATCGAGATGGTACGACCTTGCGGCTTGTGCTTGTCGCTGAGACGCAGCAGCGCGCTCGCCAGTCGGCCCGGCAGGTCCTGCAGGATCACCTACTCGACCTGGTCGCTGGTCCAGCGCAGTCGGGCGCACAGCAGCTCGATGAATTTCATCGCAAGCGACGGCTGGCTGCGCACGAACGGAATGAACTCGCGCCGATCGATGACGAAGAGCTCGCAATTGGTGTTGGCGGTGGCATCTGCCGTCCGCGACAGACCGTCGAGCAGCGCGATCTCCCCGAATATCTCTCCCGCCTCGATCAAGTTCAGAATGGCGTTGCGGCCATCCGGCGACGAGATGCTGATCTTCACCGTACCCGAGATCACCGCGATCAGGCTGGTGCCCGGATCGCCCTTGGAGAAGATCGCCGTGCCGCGCTTCAGCGTGATGTGCTTGGCATAACGACAGAGCTGATCGAATGCTTCGGGCTCGAGGTCGGCGAAATAGGGATGCTTGCGCAGCACCGATAGCTTGTTGTTCGAAAACAACGGCGCGCCGGCAGTTCGTTCAATGGGCGGCGCACTGGTCATCGTGATCCAGACTGATTGTTGCGTTCAATCGGCGCGCCAACAGCGCGACTCCGACATAGCCATCGATCAATGAAATCGGAAAGGACTATAACCCCACCGCCGGCCTACAGCAACATAAGGTCCGAGCCGGCGGCATCGGGATAGAAGGCATCCAAGCTACAATTTGGAATAAATGCGTGCCTATGCAACGCTCAATTGTAGGCAGGGCCGCCCGTGATCCGGAATATCCGGTCCAGCAACGACAGTCTCACCGCGCAGAACCCGCTGTGTCGGGGTCGACGCCGCCAACTCACAACAGCTTGCCGTCCGGCCCAAAGAACGGGTGCGGCCCGTCAAACTGGCCGATGGGAACCTGGTGCGTCACCACCTGCCCGAAATCCTGCCCGGGAAACCAGCTATGCAAGTGAAATGCCGGCGGTTCCACCTTGAACGATGGTTCGCGGAGCTGTCCGAGGTCGAGGTCGACCGCATGGTTCGGCGCGGGGCATATTGTCACGGCAATCCCCGCGAAGGTGGTCAGCATGGCACGGTGGACGTGCCCGCACGCGATCAGCCGCGCACGCGGGTGCCGCTTGACGATGGCAGCCAACTCGTCGGCATTGAAGAGGTCCTGCCGGTCCATGTGCCAGATGCCGCCCTTGAATGGCGGATGGTGCAGAAAGAGCAGCGCCGGCCGGTCGACTGCCGCCGCCAGCGCCGCGTCCAGCCATTGCAGCGTGGACGCTTCGAGCATGCCATGAGGCTTACCGGCAACGCTTGAATCGAGCAGCAGGAGATCGAGACCGTTGACCTCGATCTTCTGGTCGAGCGGGCCCGTCGCGTGAACATAAGGCGCCGAAGGAAACGCCTCGCGCATCCATTCGCGCGAGTCGTGATTGCCGGGAATGCCGGCAAACGGCAGGCGCAGCGGCGCGAGCAATTGTTTGAGATAGTCGTATTCCTCGACCGACGGCGTATCGACCAGATCGCCCGAGATGACGACGAAATCGGGCGCCGGCTCGAATGCGCCGAGCGCTGCCACGCAGCGTTCAAGCGCCTTGGCGGTATCGACCCGGCCATAGGCCAACGCTCCCGGCGGCTTGATGTGAAGGTCGGATATCTGGGCGATGAGGGTGGGCTTCGACGGCATCGATGGATCTCAGGGTTCGGACGGCAGAATACGAAGCGCGTCGGGTGCGATAGACAGGCCAACCCGATCGCCGACCTTGGCTTGAATCGTGTTGGGCGCGTCGACATTGAGCGGCTTGCTCGAAGCACCACTCACGACAAGCCGCTGCCGGTCGCCGATGAAGCTGACGGAATCGACAACGCCCGAAAGCGCCTCCGCCCCGGCGCTCGTCACTCGAATGGTTTCGGGGCGGATCATGACCGTCGCGTTCGCGCTCGTCGCACCACCCTCGATCGGCAATCGCCCGCCGGGCAGGATCAATAAACCGTTCTCGACCGGAGCTTCCACGATGTTCGCCGCTCCGATGAATTCCGCCACAAAGCGATCCTTCGGCGCGAAATAGACCTCGCGCGGCGTGCCGATCTGGGCGATCGCGCCTTTCCGCATCACCACAATACGGTCGCCCAATTCCATCGCTTCCGCCTGGTCATGCGTGACGTAGATCGTCGTAATGCCGAGTGCGCGCAACAACCGGTTGAGTTCGCTCCGCAGCCGGTCCCGCAAGGCGGCATCAAGCGCGGTCAACGGCTCATCAAGCAGCAAGATGCCGGGCCGGATCGCGACCGCACGCGCCAGCGCGACGCGCTGACGTTGACCACCCGACAGCTGGTCGATGCGGCGGTTCTCCAAGCCCGTGATGTTGGTCAGAGCCACCAGCTCGGCAACCCGCGCGGCACGCTCGCTCCTCGCAACGCCCCGGATCTTCAGCCCGTAGGCGATATTGTCCGCCACAGTCATGTTGGGGAACAACGCGTAGGATTGAAACACCATCCCGACATTGCGCCGCTCAATCGGGACCGAGGTCATGTCCTTGCCGTCGAACAGGACCTTGCCGCCGGCATCGGGCAGCTCGAGCCCGGCAATGATGCGCAGCATGGTGGTCTTGCCGCAGCCGGATGGGCCAAGCAGCACCAGCGTCTCGCCGCGGGCAATGTCGAGCGTTGCGGGATCGAGCGCGCGCGTGCCGTCGGCAAAGGTCTTGCCGCACGCCTCGATCCGCACCGCTGCACCGTGTCCCGCCGTACTCATCGCTTGTGATCCCTGTCGGCCAAGAGCTGCATTGCGACCAGGAGCGGTATGATCATCACGAAGAAGATCAGGGTGTAGGCCGAAGCCACTTCGAGCCGCATCGAGGCATAGCTGTCGGCGAGCCCGATCGGCAGCGTCTTCGTCAACGGCGTATGCAGCATCCAGGTCAGATTGAATTCACCGAGCGACAATGTGACCACCATGAGCGCACCAGCCAGAATTCCCGGCAGCGCGTTCGGCACGATGACGTCGCAAAATCGCCGCCACGGCGACGCACCCAGCGAGGCAGCCCCCTCATCGAGCGTCTTGATGTCCACGGTCGCAAACACCGCCATGACCGACCGCACCATGAACGGCATGGTGAAGATCACATGGCCGACCAGAATGAAGAGCCAGGAGCGGCGAAAGTCACCGAGGCTCCCGTAGGCGAGCAACAGCGCCAGCGCGATCGCGAGCCCCGGAATCGCCAGCGGCAGCGTGATTATCTCCTCGACGATGCGGGCAAGCCGGCCTCCCCGCGCATGCAGCGCGTAAGCTGCCGGAACGCCGACGAGCAGCGTGACTGCGAGCGTCGCGAACGCGATCACGAAGGAGAGCAGGATCGTGCCGGCATAGAGCTCCCAGACCTGCGCGACCCATTGCAACGTCACGCCGGACTGGATGCCTCTGAAATAATTGACGGTCACGCCGGCGGAGATCGAAAGCCCGGCGGGCACCACCAGGAAGGCCGCAACGAGCAGCGTGAAGATGAACTGGCCGGTGAAGATCAGGCGATCGCGCATGATCTCACCCGGCCGCCGCGACCGTGCTGCCGCTGAAGGTGCGGGCAAGCGCAAGGATGAGCCACGTGATCAGGCCGAGCCCTACCGACAGCGCCGCCGAGGTCGCGAAGTTGGCGGCCAACGTGAACTCGGTGTAGATCAGCATCGGCAACACGTCGATGTTCGTCGCCAGCGTGAAGGCAGTCCCGAACGCCCCCATCGCGGTCGCAAATGCGATCGCGCCGGATGCAACGAACGCCGGCGCCAGCGCCGGCAGCACGACGTCGCGCTGCACCGCCCAGGGGCTCGCGCCAAGCGAACGCGCGGCTTCCTCCAGCCCAACGTCGAGCTTCTGCACTGCCGCCATGATGGTGAGGATCACGCGCGGGATCGAAAAATAGAGATAGCCCAGGAAGAGCCCGTAGATCGAATAGGCGAACACGAACTTCTCGCCGAAGATCCGGTTCGACAGATCGCCGATCAATCCCTGCCGCCCGGCCAGCAGGATGATCATGAAACCGACCACCACGCCGGGGAAGGCCAGCGGAAAGGTCAACATCGCGATCAGCACGGCCCGCCCGGGGAAGCGGTGCCGCTGCAGAAACATCCCGGCAATGGTCGCCACGATCAGCGTGACGACCGTGGTTGCGGCCGCCAGCAGCACGGTGTTGATCAGCGTCGCGCGATAGCGGCCTTCGGTCAGGATGGCAAGATAGCCGGCGAGCCCGTGCGGACCTTCCGCGCCCGCGACCACCAGCCGTGCCATCGGCAACAGGAAGAATGCCGTGGTCACGACCGCAAGCGGCAGCAGGCAGAGCCAAATGAAAGACTTTTGCGACATCGGAAGAATGGCGCCCCGCGAAGGGCACCATATTGCCTCAGCGGACCTCGGCGAGATAGCGGTCGACGAAGGCTTTTTGCACGTTTTCCATCTCGCCCCAGTCGACGCTCTTGGCGCGGGCGTAGTCGCTGTCGGGGAGGAACTTGCCCTTTACGGAGGCCGGCAACTCGATCGGGCGGGCCGGACGCAGATAGGCATTGGTCCAGATCGCCTGCCCCTTGTCGGACAGGAGATAGTCCATCACCTTCTTGGCCTTCTCCTTGTCGGGCGCATTCTTCACGAGACCGACGACATAGGGAAACACCACGGAGCCTTCGCAGGGAATGACAAATTCGAAATTGCCCTTCTCCGAATACTTCGCGCGGTAGGCGTTGAAGTCGTAGTCGAACAGGATCGGCATCTCACCGGAGACGACGCGGGCGTACGACGTCTGCTTGGGCACGATCGGATCGTTCTTGCGCAGCTCCTTGAAGAAATTGATCGCCGGATCGAAATTGGCCGGCGAGCCGCCCAGCGCCAGATTGACCGCAACCGCGCCGACATAGCCGACCGCCGCCGACGACGGATCGAGATAGCCGACCATGCCCTTGTAGTCGGGCTTCAGCAGGTCCTTCCAACAGGCCGGCACCGGCTTGCCGCCGAGCGCATCCTTGTTGACGAACAGGCCGAGCGTGCCGGAGTGGATCGTGGTCCAGTAGCCATCCGGATCCTTGAGACCGGCGGGGACCTGATCCCAGTGCGCCGGCTTGTAGGGCTCGAGCGCGTCCTGCGCCTTCGCTTTCATGCCGAAGGTCACGCCGAAATAGCCGATATCGCCCACCGGGTTGCTCTTCTCGGCCAGGATCTGGGCGAGTGCCTGACCGGAATTCTTGTTGTCATGCGGGATATCGTAGTTGAGGTCCGCCTTGATCGCCTTCAGCATCGAGGCCCAATCGGCCCATTCCGGCGGACAATTGTAGCAGATCACGTCGGCCGCCCTGGCGGATTGCCACGGCGCGATCAGTGTCAGCGCCAGCAACGCGAGGACAAGGCGGACGGTCTTCATGGGAGGCTCCGGTCTGGGCGAGGATGCAATGAAGGATTTCAACATCAACCCGGCGACCAAGTATAGGCCGCGCATGAATGTTTTGCGACGGCTTGCTGCCGCGCAGCAAAGCGATCCAGCTGCTCCCGAGCCAGCCATCGGATGCTCGCGGCGACCGGTCGTTTCGCGCTAGGCTATCAGGCAAAACAGGAAGCGCCCATGTATCAGCCGCCCGGCGTCAAGACATCTCCCGATCTTCCCGTCCCCGACCTGATGAAAGCCTGGGTCCTTGGTGACCCGGATCAACTCCACCTTCGCGACAAGCCAACGCCGGCGCCGTCGCGCGCCGAGGTGCTGGTGCGCATCGATGCGGTCGCGATCTGTGCGACCGATCTCGAGATCATCCATCTAGGTTCGCCGGCGAGCATTCAGGGCGGACTGCCCTTCAACAAGAACTTCACGCCGGGTCACGAATACATGGGCACGGTTGCCGCGCTCGGCCCTGAGGTGGACGAATTCAGGATCGGCGAGCGGGTCAGCGTGGAGATCCATGCCGGCTGCGGCCAGTGCAAACGCTGCCGCCAGGGCATGTACACGTCGTGCCTCAACTATGGAAAGCCGGAAAAGGGACACCGCGCCAACGGCTTCACAACCGATGGCGGATTCGCCGAATTTGCGATGAACCACATCAACACGCTGGCGCGCGTCCCCGACACCATGAGCGATGCGGAGGCAACGCTCGTGGTGACTGCCGGGACGTCGATGTACGGCTTGACGGAATTGGGGGGATTGGTGGCCGGCGAGAGCGTCGTGGTGATCGGCCCCGGGCCGATCGGACTTCTCGCAGTTGCCGTGGCCAAGGCGCTCGGCGCAAGTCCTGTCATGCTGACGGGAACGCGCAATAAGCGGCTGGCGATCGGCGGGGAATTGGGGGCCGACCGCGTCATCAACATCAACGACGAAGATGCCGTTGAGGTCGTGAAGCAACTAACAGGGGGGATCGGTGCTGATTATGTCGTCGAATGTGCCGGCACCGAAGCAACACTCAACCAGGCGATTCACATGACGAATCGCGGCGGCAAGATCTGTCTGGCCGCCTTCCCGCACGAGGCCGCGACGCTGGACATCGCGCACTTGGTGCGTAACAACATCTACGCCTACGGCATCCGCGGCGAAGGCAAGAGTGCCACTCACCGTGCGATGGAACTGATGGCCGCGAAGCGGTTTGACGCGACCAAGATCCACACGCATACGTTTCCGCTCGCCGACCTGCCGACGGCGC
The window above is part of the Bradyrhizobium sp. PSBB068 genome. Proteins encoded here:
- a CDS encoding TRAP transporter large permease; this encodes MDISILLATMLLCFLIGMPIAYSLAMAAIVGALWIGIPLEAVMLKISDGVSKVAMLTIPFFVLAGAIMAEGGMARRLVAFADVLVGLTRLRGGLSIVNVLATTFLSGISGSAVADTSAIGSVMIPQMEQNGYPRVFATNLTITSSVQALLVPPSHNAVLYSLATGGTISISALFMAGVFPGLLLGFSLIILCLAVAYREKHPHGQTVPAKDAIRIAIDASWGLITLVIILGGILGGIFTAIEAGAIACIWAFFVTMFIYRDYRWRDLPVLLHRTLRTVAMVMTLIACASSVGYIMALTQMPAKMTAFFLSISDNKYVILLLINVLLLVLGTLVDMAPSILIATPILLPVMKNFGVDPVHFGMIMLLNLGIGLCHPPVGAILFVGCAVGKVTIEQVMRKIWPFYAVMFFVLMCVTYLPEISLWLPRQLQVLH
- a CDS encoding amidohydrolase family protein; translation: MTTRRDFLKAGANAAAGIVFCGCGLVHNANAQPSRQKLPVSVDGKRVRTIDIHSHCHFREAGALLGADAERLQVPPVNGAAEAFIEIDKRLAAMDAQAVDMEVLSINPFWYDRDRELAGKIVKIQNEKLAELCASKPDRFAAFASLTLQAPDLAVQELEIAVKKQGLKGAAIGGVVDGVEFSDPKFHPIWAKAEELGVPLFIHPQGVPELNKRLSGNGWLGNTIANPLETTIALSHLIFEGTLDRFPGLKIVAAHGGGYLPSYADRSDHACLVGPKGCNPEIKLKKAPTEYLKQIYFDSLIFTPEAIRHLAAQVGAGQIVLGSDYPYPWQLAPVDHIFACSSLSDDDKANILGRTAAKLLGVAA
- a CDS encoding ABC transporter permease, with amino-acid sequence MSQKSFIWLCLLPLAVVTTAFFLLPMARLVVAGAEGPHGLAGYLAILTEGRYRATLINTVLLAAATTVVTLIVATIAGMFLQRHRFPGRAVLIAMLTFPLAFPGVVVGFMIILLAGRQGLIGDLSNRIFGEKFVFAYSIYGLFLGYLYFSIPRVILTIMAAVQKLDVGLEEAARSLGASPWAVQRDVVLPALAPAFVASGAIAFATAMGAFGTAFTLATNIDVLPMLIYTEFTLAANFATSAALSVGLGLITWLILALARTFSGSTVAAAG
- a CDS encoding TRAP transporter small permease, coding for MAGSYRRAMDYLYLACVVTGSAALLLISAVIPWAVFTRYVLNSAASWPEPLAVLLTIVVTFIGAAAGYRLNLHMNVGYFAGKLPAPLRSLADLVVQILMGLIALFMMIWGYRLVEVTWHNTIADFPFLSVGVTYLPIPIGGCCLLLFIIERIFLGAPLDPIGAHREASID
- a CDS encoding ABC transporter permease subunit gives rise to the protein MRDRLIFTGQFIFTLLVAAFLVVPAGLSISAGVTVNYFRGIQSGVTLQWVAQVWELYAGTILLSFVIAFATLAVTLLVGVPAAYALHARGGRLARIVEEIITLPLAIPGLAIALALLLAYGSLGDFRRSWLFILVGHVIFTMPFMVRSVMAVFATVDIKTLDEGAASLGASPWRRFCDVIVPNALPGILAGALMVVTLSLGEFNLTWMLHTPLTKTLPIGLADSYASMRLEVASAYTLIFFVMIIPLLVAMQLLADRDHKR
- a CDS encoding ABC transporter substrate-binding protein: MKTVRLVLALLALTLIAPWQSARAADVICYNCPPEWADWASMLKAIKADLNYDIPHDNKNSGQALAQILAEKSNPVGDIGYFGVTFGMKAKAQDALEPYKPAHWDQVPAGLKDPDGYWTTIHSGTLGLFVNKDALGGKPVPACWKDLLKPDYKGMVGYLDPSSAAVGYVGAVAVNLALGGSPANFDPAINFFKELRKNDPIVPKQTSYARVVSGEMPILFDYDFNAYRAKYSEKGNFEFVIPCEGSVVFPYVVGLVKNAPDKEKAKKVMDYLLSDKGQAIWTNAYLRPARPIELPASVKGKFLPDSDYARAKSVDWGEMENVQKAFVDRYLAEVR
- a CDS encoding zinc-binding dehydrogenase, producing the protein MYQPPGVKTSPDLPVPDLMKAWVLGDPDQLHLRDKPTPAPSRAEVLVRIDAVAICATDLEIIHLGSPASIQGGLPFNKNFTPGHEYMGTVAALGPEVDEFRIGERVSVEIHAGCGQCKRCRQGMYTSCLNYGKPEKGHRANGFTTDGGFAEFAMNHINTLARVPDTMSDAEATLVVTAGTSMYGLTELGGLVAGESVVVIGPGPIGLLAVAVAKALGASPVMLTGTRNKRLAIGGELGADRVININDEDAVEVVKQLTGGIGADYVVECAGTEATLNQAIHMTNRGGKICLAAFPHEAATLDIAHLVRNNIYAYGIRGEGKSATHRAMELMAAKRFDATKIHTHTFPLADLPTALRYARDRVDDAIKVVVTNRKADAIASAAE
- a CDS encoding ABC transporter ATP-binding protein, whose translation is MSTAGHGAAVRIEACGKTFADGTRALDPATLDIARGETLVLLGPSGCGKTTMLRIIAGLELPDAGGKVLFDGKDMTSVPIERRNVGMVFQSYALFPNMTVADNIAYGLKIRGVARSERAARVAELVALTNITGLENRRIDQLSGGQRQRVALARAVAIRPGILLLDEPLTALDAALRDRLRSELNRLLRALGITTIYVTHDQAEAMELGDRIVVMRKGAIAQIGTPREVYFAPKDRFVAEFIGAANIVEAPVENGLLILPGGRLPIEGGATSANATVMIRPETIRVTSAGAEALSGVVDSVSFIGDRQRLVVSGASSKPLNVDAPNTIQAKVGDRVGLSIAPDALRILPSEP
- a CDS encoding TRAP transporter substrate-binding protein, with translation MNRTERPQHGGAGLNRRDIIKIGAGLGAIVATSAQTALAQSKAVFKASDVQPPGYPTVVATENLGKKLAAATNGRLSLQMFPSMQLGGEKETIEQTQIGAIQMLRVSAGSIGPIVDDINVVNMPFLFKNMAHAERMIDGPLGQELLDKITASPNAGLVALCWMNSGARSLYNTKHSIKTIADVKGLKFRVIGNPIFIDMMNALGGNGVAMGYDQVFSALQTGVIDGAENNPPSYVFSNHYTAAKHFSLTEHLIVPELLVFSKRAWSALSADDQTLIRKLAREAQMEERGLWNIYEQQAMEKAKAAGCEIVEIADKAPFQNAVKPVWDKYGPKYQDMIGRIQAA
- a CDS encoding phosphodiesterase, with amino-acid sequence MPSKPTLIAQISDLHIKPPGALAYGRVDTAKALERCVAALGAFEPAPDFVVISGDLVDTPSVEEYDYLKQLLAPLRLPFAGIPGNHDSREWMREAFPSAPYVHATGPLDQKIEVNGLDLLLLDSSVAGKPHGMLEASTLQWLDAALAAAVDRPALLFLHHPPFKGGIWHMDRQDLFNADELAAIVKRHPRARLIACGHVHRAMLTTFAGIAVTICPAPNHAVDLDLGQLREPSFKVEPPAFHLHSWFPGQDFGQVVTHQVPIGQFDGPHPFFGPDGKLL